The following are from one region of the Thermoanaerobaculia bacterium genome:
- a CDS encoding potassium channel protein: MVEIKNPLPRIVAMIGCVILAGSVGYYLIMQGRESFMDCLYMTVITLSTVGYREVFDVNTHPVLRVYTIILLTFGVGILLYSLSAFTAFVVEGHFTGMLRRRRMMKTIKELSGHCIVCGGGDTGFYIVDELLKCGWEVVLIDRSPENLEACGKLGNILTILGDATDDQNLVDANITRARGIIIALPNDKDNLYVVMTARMLNSKIRIVAIGQHPHIEAKMRRAGADAIVSPNHIGGLRLASELIRPATVAFLDQMLRSPDGVLRVGEISLEKGSPWVGRTLEACSFPRAHDLLILAVRESPTAPFTYNPPQDHVLQAGSLLVVMGKIENIQKVQGKA; the protein is encoded by the coding sequence ATGGTAGAGATTAAAAATCCCCTTCCGCGGATCGTGGCCATGATCGGATGCGTGATCCTGGCCGGATCGGTGGGGTATTACCTGATCATGCAGGGTCGGGAAAGCTTCATGGATTGTCTCTACATGACCGTGATTACGCTCTCCACCGTCGGATACCGTGAGGTCTTTGATGTCAACACGCACCCGGTCCTCCGGGTCTATACGATCATTCTGCTGACCTTTGGCGTGGGGATCCTTCTTTACAGTCTCAGCGCCTTCACGGCCTTTGTCGTGGAGGGACACTTTACCGGCATGTTACGGAGGCGCCGTATGATGAAGACCATCAAAGAGCTATCGGGCCACTGCATCGTCTGCGGTGGCGGAGATACAGGTTTCTATATCGTGGATGAACTGTTAAAGTGCGGATGGGAAGTGGTCCTGATCGACCGCAGTCCTGAAAACCTGGAAGCCTGTGGAAAACTGGGAAACATCCTGACCATCCTGGGGGATGCCACGGACGATCAGAACCTGGTGGATGCCAATATTACCCGAGCACGGGGGATCATCATCGCCCTGCCCAATGACAAGGACAACCTCTACGTCGTCATGACAGCGAGGATGCTGAACTCAAAGATCCGAATTGTGGCCATCGGCCAGCATCCCCATATCGAAGCCAAGATGCGGCGCGCCGGAGCCGATGCCATCGTCTCGCCCAACCACATCGGAGGACTGCGCCTTGCGTCAGAATTGATCCGGCCGGCCACCGTGGCCTTCCTGGACCAGATGCTCCGAAGCCCTGACGGTGTTCTTCGGGTCGGAGAGATCAGCCTGGAAAAGGGCTCTCCGTGGGTGGGCAGGACCCTGGAGGCCTGCAGCTTTCCCCGGGCCCACGATCTTCTGATCCTGGCCGTAAGGGAAAGCCCGACGGCCCCCTTTACCTACAACCCGCCCCAGGACCACGTTCTGCAGGCGGGAAGCCTTCTCGTCGTGATGGGAAAAATCGAAAACATCCAGAAAGTACAGGGAAAAGCGTAA
- the radC gene encoding DNA repair protein RadC, translating into MRVKDLPLDAQPRERLARLGPGSLSLQELVAILLRTGVKGRSVLEVAEEVVGSFPGDALLRASYDQFMQVKGLKGAKAVTLAAAVELARRLRSPRPKAVKLSSPSSVGTYLLERYADSRRELFGVLLLNGRNGLMSVQVLHEGTTQFAPVEPRFVFSQALNTHAARIILFHTHPSGDPEPSEDDLRFTRRLVQAGELLGIPVADHLIVGTDGYYSFREHRRI; encoded by the coding sequence ATGCGGGTTAAAGACCTCCCCCTCGATGCTCAGCCCAGGGAACGTCTGGCCCGTCTTGGACCCGGAAGCCTTTCTCTCCAGGAACTCGTGGCCATCCTTCTTCGCACGGGTGTGAAGGGCCGGTCGGTTCTCGAAGTGGCGGAGGAGGTGGTCGGTTCGTTTCCCGGCGATGCCCTCCTGCGGGCCAGCTATGATCAATTCATGCAGGTAAAGGGGCTAAAGGGTGCAAAGGCGGTGACCCTTGCGGCCGCCGTGGAACTGGCCCGCAGGCTCCGGTCTCCACGACCAAAAGCGGTGAAGCTCTCCTCTCCATCATCTGTGGGGACGTATCTTCTGGAACGCTATGCGGATTCCCGCCGTGAGCTCTTCGGCGTCCTTCTGCTCAACGGCCGAAACGGCCTGATGTCCGTTCAGGTTCTGCATGAGGGAACGACTCAGTTTGCCCCGGTCGAGCCGAGGTTTGTATTCAGCCAGGCACTCAATACCCATGCCGCCAGGATCATTCTCTTCCATACGCACCCATCCGGAGATCCGGAACCCTCGGAAGACGATCTTCGATTTACAAGGCGGCTGGTCCAGGCAGGTGAACTACTTGGAATCCCCGTGGCGGATCACCTGATTGTCGGTACGGACGGTTACTACTCCTTTCGGGAGCACAGGAGGATCTGA
- the larC gene encoding nickel pincer cofactor biosynthesis protein LarC, with amino-acid sequence MHLFIDPPAGMAGDMLLAALVDSGADPDAIRHALKPLVEPETIVFQKVTRRGITGTILQPSSAFRSRAVRVLADLNPILQKLHVSDDVRERVRRMFLSILEAESEVHGAGLDEVHLHELASVDTLVDLVGVSAAMETLGVDECTVGPIPFGRGTVMTEHGELPVPAPATVKLLEGFPVFQGTMEGEATTPTAAAILREVAGPGDMPTMSLVQSGYGFGTREGGPLPNCVRVLLGERGSSSTILQLEANMDDMTGQVASLLLRQVLERGALDACLVPLTMKKGRPGLQLVVLLERERLDPVVQTIFRESPTLGVRYFPVERKICDRDMIELDLPEGRISVKVARYRGEIVNIQPEFDQVEDLAAKTGLSVKELFMRVYGAMGDMVKHEDGG; translated from the coding sequence ATGCATCTCTTTATTGATCCACCCGCCGGGATGGCCGGGGACATGCTTCTTGCCGCTCTGGTCGATTCGGGCGCCGACCCGGACGCGATCCGGCATGCCCTGAAACCCCTGGTTGAGCCGGAAACCATTGTCTTTCAGAAGGTGACCCGGCGGGGGATTACCGGCACCATTCTTCAACCTTCTTCCGCATTTCGCTCCCGCGCTGTCAGGGTGCTGGCTGATCTGAATCCCATTCTCCAGAAACTTCATGTATCGGACGATGTCCGTGAACGGGTGCGCCGTATGTTTCTCTCGATCCTGGAGGCGGAGTCCGAGGTCCATGGGGCGGGGCTGGATGAAGTCCACCTTCATGAACTGGCGTCCGTGGACACCCTCGTCGATCTGGTGGGCGTTTCCGCAGCCATGGAAACTCTTGGGGTGGACGAGTGCACGGTCGGGCCGATCCCCTTCGGTCGAGGGACGGTGATGACGGAGCACGGGGAACTGCCCGTTCCCGCCCCCGCGACGGTGAAGCTTCTGGAAGGATTTCCCGTTTTCCAGGGGACCATGGAGGGAGAAGCAACAACACCCACGGCGGCGGCCATCCTTCGAGAAGTCGCCGGACCCGGAGATATGCCCACGATGTCCCTGGTCCAATCGGGGTATGGATTCGGGACACGGGAGGGAGGTCCTCTTCCCAACTGTGTTCGCGTGCTCCTGGGGGAGCGTGGCTCATCGTCCACCATCCTCCAGCTGGAAGCCAACATGGATGACATGACCGGTCAGGTCGCTTCCCTCCTCCTTCGCCAGGTGCTTGAAAGGGGTGCACTGGATGCCTGCCTGGTTCCCCTGACAATGAAGAAGGGACGGCCGGGGCTCCAGCTGGTTGTCCTGCTGGAACGGGAACGACTCGACCCGGTGGTCCAGACGATCTTTCGAGAGTCCCCAACCCTGGGTGTCCGATATTTTCCGGTGGAACGGAAAATATGCGACCGTGATATGATCGAACTGGATCTACCCGAGGGGCGCATTTCCGTCAAAGTCGCACGCTACCGGGGAGAAATTGTCAACATTCAGCCCGAGTTCGATCAAGTCGAGGATCTGGCTGCCAAAACTGGCCTTTCAGTGAAGGAACTGTTCATGAGGGTGTATGGAGCGATGGGGGATATGGTGAAACACGAAGATGGAGGCTGA
- a CDS encoding glutamine amidotransferase: protein MAAPLLILKTGSTYPEIASGHGDFEDWFIRIIESCGAAYEVVDATVPFAADLTRFSGAILTGSLASAYWDEPWIGTIADWIRRAVRSGKPILGVCFGHQMLGRALGGTVRRCTNGLELGTVEIHLTGEGKSDPLFEGLPDTFQAQETHVDEVVTPPPGAHVLAKNSHSAIQAMACGEDVWGVQFHPEITDEIMRSLILDLNTKGKLRESDSLLSDIRPTPVAEGILKRFISLATDS, encoded by the coding sequence ATGGCCGCCCCTCTGCTGATCCTGAAGACCGGTTCCACCTACCCCGAAATCGCGTCCGGCCACGGGGATTTTGAGGACTGGTTTATCCGGATCATCGAGTCCTGCGGAGCTGCTTACGAGGTCGTGGATGCCACCGTCCCCTTCGCGGCGGACCTCACCCGCTTTTCCGGAGCCATCCTGACCGGAAGCCTCGCCTCGGCGTACTGGGACGAGCCGTGGATCGGGACCATCGCCGACTGGATCCGCCGGGCCGTGCGGTCGGGCAAGCCGATCCTGGGTGTGTGTTTCGGCCACCAGATGCTGGGCCGGGCCCTGGGGGGAACAGTACGCCGATGTACGAACGGTCTCGAGCTGGGCACCGTGGAGATTCATCTGACCGGGGAGGGAAAGAGCGATCCCCTCTTCGAGGGCCTCCCGGACACCTTCCAGGCCCAGGAGACCCATGTGGATGAAGTCGTGACCCCGCCTCCCGGTGCCCACGTCCTGGCGAAGAACAGCCATTCCGCCATCCAGGCCATGGCCTGCGGAGAGGATGTCTGGGGCGTTCAGTTCCACCCGGAGATCACCGATGAGATCATGCGGTCCCTGATCCTCGACCTAAATACGAAGGGGAAATTGAGAGAATCCGATTCACTGTTGAGTGACATTCGTCCAACACCCGTTGCGGAGGGCATTCTCAAACGGTTTATTTCCCTGGCAACCGATTCCTGA
- a CDS encoding NAD-dependent deacylase gives MTDITKVRDLIRNSKHTVVLTGAGISAESGVPTFRGTDGLWRKYRPEELATPEAFHRDPLTVWEWYQWRRGLIAECHPNAAHQLVVSWEKNLPHVSVVTQNVDGLHRLAGSTDVMELHGNIWEVRCTREGTVKEDRTHPFSSLPPLCSCGAMLRPNVVWFGESLPSAVLERAFEEVQTADLCIVIGTSSMVQPAASLPYHGLSSGARVIEVNPQHTPLTGHATVSLPMTAVQFAEALGIHEG, from the coding sequence ATGACGGATATAACGAAAGTCCGGGACCTGATTCGAAACAGCAAGCACACCGTGGTCCTGACAGGGGCTGGGATTTCCGCCGAAAGCGGGGTTCCGACGTTTCGAGGCACGGATGGACTTTGGAGAAAATACCGCCCGGAAGAACTTGCCACACCGGAAGCCTTCCACCGGGACCCGCTGACCGTATGGGAGTGGTATCAATGGCGTCGGGGCCTGATTGCCGAATGTCATCCGAATGCCGCCCACCAGCTCGTGGTCTCCTGGGAAAAGAATCTTCCGCATGTTTCCGTGGTCACGCAAAATGTGGATGGACTTCACCGGCTGGCTGGTTCGACGGATGTAATGGAACTCCATGGGAATATCTGGGAGGTACGATGCACCCGGGAAGGAACGGTCAAGGAGGACCGGACCCATCCCTTTTCGTCCCTGCCCCCTCTCTGTTCCTGTGGGGCCATGCTCCGGCCCAATGTCGTCTGGTTCGGTGAATCTCTTCCCTCCGCAGTGCTCGAACGGGCCTTTGAAGAGGTTCAGACGGCAGACCTTTGCATTGTCATCGGTACTTCCTCCATGGTTCAGCCCGCCGCCTCCCTTCCGTACCATGGGCTCTCATCAGGCGCCCGGGTCATTGAAGTCAATCCACAGCATACGCCGCTCACGGGCCACGCCACCGTTTCCCTTCCCATGACTGCGGTACAGTTTGCGGAAGCCCTCGGGATCCATGAGGGATAA
- a CDS encoding flavin reductase, with protein MDTPLKDFSRLDPDTLDQSPFRLIGKDWMLITAGPLTDFNTMTASWGGLGILWNRPVSFVFVRPTRYTYAFMEKYETFTLSFFDEPHRDALMYCGTHSGRDVDKMQQTGLHPIPFPESTTGFSQSRLVLVCRTLSTQDIEPERFKDPSIEELYPQRDYHRIYIGEVLHVFQNVNPS; from the coding sequence GTGGATACCCCTCTGAAGGATTTCTCCCGTCTCGATCCGGACACCCTGGATCAATCTCCGTTCCGGCTGATCGGCAAGGACTGGATGCTGATTACCGCAGGTCCTTTGACCGATTTCAACACGATGACCGCATCCTGGGGTGGGCTTGGGATCCTGTGGAACCGGCCGGTAAGCTTCGTCTTTGTGCGGCCCACGCGATATACCTATGCCTTCATGGAAAAATACGAAACCTTTACACTCTCCTTTTTTGATGAACCGCACCGGGATGCCCTGATGTACTGCGGCACCCATTCGGGCCGGGACGTGGATAAGATGCAACAGACAGGGCTTCACCCCATTCCTTTCCCGGAAAGCACGACCGGGTTTTCCCAGTCCCGCCTGGTCCTGGTCTGCCGCACCCTGTCGACGCAGGATATCGAACCGGAGCGGTTCAAGGATCCATCCATCGAAGAACTTTACCCGCAAAGGGATTATCACCGGATCTATATAGGCGAGGTCCTCCACGTGTTTCAGAATGTGAATCCCTCCTGA
- a CDS encoding Clp1/GlmU family protein — protein MRTIVDEPAWSDPVHRLLETGGTIFLLGGSDAGKTSLARYILDQSIERGLRTAFLDGDIGQSSLGLPGTLSAAWFSTQRELEAFTCGLMTYIGIVSPISDMGFLLHLLETMMNVCRRQSDIVVVDTTGFVSGDMARRFKAREIGVLNPDWIVSVQERDELEPILQEVDPTALIRLQRSSRVKIRNRRFRTNYRARKWRRYFDNVPLQTLEFDSSNVELHYRGTGIEPPLTSFFPGTLVGLNTGDITKAFGILLPNSRSQVRLASPFQTKDRIDRLVLGDLLYPHPTRRSQTRTI, from the coding sequence ATGAGAACGATTGTCGATGAGCCGGCCTGGTCCGATCCTGTCCACCGCCTCCTGGAGACTGGCGGGACGATTTTCCTTCTGGGCGGCAGCGATGCCGGAAAGACCAGCCTTGCACGATATATTCTTGATCAATCCATTGAGCGGGGTCTGCGAACCGCCTTCCTCGACGGGGATATCGGTCAATCCTCTCTCGGCCTTCCCGGCACATTGAGTGCCGCCTGGTTTTCTACCCAACGGGAACTGGAGGCTTTCACCTGCGGACTCATGACCTACATAGGGATTGTTTCCCCGATATCTGACATGGGATTTCTCCTTCACCTTTTGGAGACCATGATGAATGTCTGCCGGCGTCAAAGCGACATTGTCGTGGTTGATACAACCGGATTTGTTTCCGGCGATATGGCCCGGCGATTCAAAGCAAGGGAAATAGGCGTCCTGAATCCTGACTGGATCGTATCCGTACAGGAAAGGGATGAGCTGGAACCCATTCTTCAAGAGGTCGATCCAACAGCTCTGATTCGATTGCAACGTTCATCCCGGGTAAAAATCCGCAACCGGAGGTTCCGGACCAACTACAGGGCAAGGAAATGGCGGCGTTATTTTGATAACGTTCCCTTACAAACTCTGGAATTCGACTCCTCCAACGTCGAACTCCACTACCGGGGAACAGGGATCGAACCTCCCCTCACCTCATTTTTTCCGGGTACCCTTGTAGGCTTGAATACCGGCGATATTACGAAGGCTTTTGGAATTCTTCTCCCCAATTCCCGGAGCCAGGTCCGACTGGCTTCCCCTTTTCAGACAAAGGATCGCATCGACCGGCTGGTCCTGGGAGATCTTCTCTATCCCCATCCCACCCGCCGATCTCAAACACGCACAATTTGA
- a CDS encoding ABC transporter substrate-binding protein, translating into MRYRTILLLLGILIITVLVGCQKKEVVVGAILPESGEAGLIGQALREGIETGLTYIQKDETYPYRLRVEFKDTQSNTDRAEGLFYDLIKDGAVAFIGGVTSSEALKLMKPVSEQQTVLLSPTASHPDLSGKSSYFFRIYPSDLREVAILANFTVKYVKPSSLTVIYQKSDYATGFVQSYTEELKKNAISNVDTLELPPSMDQHDRAVTEALLKKPDAVCIIGYPDALVGLLKDLRNNAYEGTILTTSAVTAPGIMARCGELTRGILFCKPPFTVDENENPLTEYFLKTYEERYGRPPSLLAGYGFDAILVMAEALRSGGYYREDVRKGLIGLQGFSGVTGPTVFNSQGDVNKAYRVFKCLGNIQLDYVKFKDYKRELLRQMIIDLRSGKDGGSGTLTREDLKSYSEDQLRELAKKVGLDSLGTRDELMEKILKALETVDPA; encoded by the coding sequence ATGCGATATCGAACCATTCTATTGCTACTCGGAATTCTCATCATCACAGTGCTTGTCGGGTGCCAGAAAAAAGAGGTTGTCGTGGGGGCAATTCTGCCCGAATCCGGGGAAGCGGGGCTCATTGGTCAGGCCCTTCGCGAAGGCATCGAAACCGGGCTGACCTATATTCAAAAGGATGAAACATACCCGTACCGTCTTCGAGTCGAATTCAAGGACACACAGTCCAACACCGACCGGGCGGAGGGCCTCTTTTACGACCTGATTAAGGATGGAGCCGTGGCCTTTATCGGAGGCGTCACATCGTCCGAGGCATTGAAGCTGATGAAACCGGTCAGCGAACAGCAGACGGTTCTCCTGAGTCCCACGGCATCTCACCCCGATCTATCGGGAAAGTCTTCCTACTTTTTCAGGATTTACCCGTCGGATCTGAGGGAAGTCGCCATCCTGGCCAACTTCACGGTAAAGTATGTCAAACCCTCTTCCCTCACCGTGATCTACCAGAAAAGCGACTATGCAACCGGGTTTGTGCAATCCTATACGGAGGAGCTGAAGAAAAACGCAATCTCCAATGTTGACACGCTGGAACTGCCGCCCTCAATGGATCAGCATGATCGCGCCGTCACGGAAGCCCTTCTGAAAAAACCGGATGCCGTCTGTATTATCGGGTATCCGGATGCTCTCGTCGGTCTGCTGAAAGACCTGCGGAACAACGCCTATGAGGGAACCATCCTGACCACCTCGGCGGTAACGGCCCCGGGCATCATGGCCCGCTGCGGAGAGCTCACCCGTGGAATTCTCTTCTGCAAGCCGCCGTTCACGGTCGATGAAAATGAGAACCCCCTCACCGAATATTTTCTCAAGACGTATGAAGAGCGCTATGGTCGTCCTCCGAGCCTCCTGGCCGGATATGGCTTTGACGCAATCCTGGTCATGGCCGAAGCTCTTCGATCCGGCGGATACTATCGGGAGGATGTGCGGAAGGGACTTATCGGTCTCCAGGGTTTTTCCGGTGTCACCGGCCCGACGGTTTTCAACTCCCAGGGAGATGTCAACAAGGCGTACCGGGTCTTCAAGTGTCTTGGAAACATACAGTTGGACTACGTCAAATTCAAGGATTACAAACGGGAGCTTCTCCGTCAGATGATCATCGATCTCCGTTCGGGAAAGGATGGAGGGTCGGGCACACTGACCCGGGAAGATCTGAAGTCTTATTCAGAGGATCAGCTCAGGGAACTGGCAAAGAAGGTCGGCCTCGATTCCCTCGGCACCCGGGACGAACTGATGGAAAAGATCCTCAAAGCTCTGGAAACGGTCGATCCCGCGTGA